The sequence aaaaaaatgaatcaaaCTTGATGGGAACATGGGACTTCAATCACTTTCCCATTTAAATAGTGACTCTGAGTTCCAAATAATTTCCTGCTAGGGGAAAATCTAACCTTGGAAGAACCATTTTTTTAATAATGGTTGAACCTATTAGTATAGTTAATGAGCACGCTATGGTGGGAACAAAAATATTCAACCACACGTTCAGTCTTGATAATGCTTTCCAGAATGTTATACCAGTGTTATAATCTCTTTTTTGACTTGCTAGTGGGTGAAGAGTAATATTGACCAAAGTTTAAATATGTTTTGTATGACTTGGTCAATGCAGGTTTTTGCAATTATTAAGAAACACAACTCTCTATAAATctagtttattttgttttctacttAATCTGTTTGTGGTAGTCAAGCAATTTGAGATCTTATTGTTGATTGTGCATTCTCAGCATGATGACACGGCTAGAAGGCGTATATGGAACATTAAGCTCCTTCTTTCCAAAGAAGGTGACTCAATTCTTCTTGTGATTACTTatctaaaacaaaagaaaaaaacaccctaAATGAGTTAACAGTGTTTGATTTACTGGTAGAATGCTCTCAACCCATGATATGAGCAGTAGTGTGCTTAGCCAGACACCTGATGTAATAGACCCACCACTTGTCTCTGTCTTATGTGTGTTTCCTTTCCTGATCTAATAGGATGATGTGTCCAAGAAAGGGATTCCACCATGTGATGCTGTTGTTAACCTGGCTGGAGAGAATGTTTTGAATCCTCTAAAAAGGTGAGGCTCATTTATCGTAGTATTGGCTCTCTTCTGCTACAGAAAACAATTGCCAGATTCAGGCAAATATAACCATTTGAACATACTCATTAGTAGGGATGTGATTTGCGGTCACCTGGtaaataagctgtagctgttatGGGGCCAGGAGTACTTGGGGTGATTTTTAGCTCATTTGCTGAGAGCGTCAGCAGATCGCATTCAGCCAtggagctaagccctgcaccgcTGGACGTAACTCGGGCAGAGAGCTTACAGAAGCTCCCTGTGgagcccaggtaagaagtcaaactgttctaaatctGATTGACTTCTTAACTGTTCTAAATCGGATTGTCTACTTAactactacagtgcactgtagtgattTTGGTGTGCTTGGAGTGCACATTCATTTCTTTTGAGGATATAACTTTATTAAAGTTATTCTTAAAGATTGTCTCCTTTCAAAATCTGTTCCCTTAATGCCCTTTATTGGGACTGCCTGCAGCTGACAATTAAAAAAGTCTTCTGCAGCCTGGCCCACACTGGAGGTATAGCTAAGGTGGGGTTGCACGTTACCAGAAGTAGGTGGCCATGATTCTTTACCTGATGCTCTCAGTGGggctaatatttattattattgttattattattattgccatttatatagcgccaacagattccgtagcgctttacaatattgagagggaatttaactataaataggacaattacaaataaacttacaggaaccataggttgaagaggaccctgctcaatcgagcttacattctataagaGGACAACAGGGGACCTTTATTCTATGTTAAACCATATAAAAATGGTTTGTGAACAGTGAGTCACAACCAGCGAACACCAAGCATCATATGGTATAACgcttatggtgtccctttaagtcagttGAGACAGTAAGGCTTATTCACATTTCAGtgaatttttaatatattaaaacctaattacaaaattcaggctaaagtaGTCCACTGTGGCTACAACTGAGTAGGAAAAATTTAGTagcatttcatatatatatatatatatatatatacacacacacacacacagtggaacCTCAGAACTCAAAAGGTCCCATTCATCGAACAATTCTTGGTACGCAAATGATCCTCGGTACCCGAACACATTACGCAGCATTCACCTCTATGGTAACTTCGTTGGTAAACTCATTGGTACCTCGTTAGTATGACGCATCACCATTCCATTTTGTTAGGAAACAGCTCCATCATGTCAGCAAACCGCTccattcagtcttcaaatagagctCCATCCTGTCAGCAAACCGCTCCATTCAGTCTTCAAATTAATGCTATAATTTTGGGGGTTTGGAACGGATTAatcaaatttacattaattcctatgggaaatgttgattcggttcttGAACAAATAGGAACTCGAACAGCCTTCTGTAAAGGATTAAGATCGAGTTCCGAGGTTTCACTGAACAGCGAAACTCCTTATGTGCTAACTACACATTAgcgtctattaaccccttaagaccgcaggacgtaccatgccgtccttatttgggcggctctaaacgccgcaggacggcatggtacgtcctgggcggtcttaccccccacgtggccggcggaacatggccgctgcagatcgcggtcggggggcatgcctggccccccaggcagcccccctgtgcctggggaccgcggtctgcagcttccgatcgcagtgacaggctgtcactgcgatcggtatttaccatgtaaaatcggctgacacatggagccggccgcattttcactctgcagatcgtggtcgggggacatgcctggccccccaggcagtccccctgcggtcagtgaccgcgatctgcagagtatgatcgcagggagaggctgtctctgcgatctgaatgcagagacagcctgtcactgcgatcagagttactatgtgtcagcctattggctgacccatagtaactgcaggcaggatccccctgcagatcgcggtggggggcatgcctggccacccaggcactccccctgtggccaattaccgcgatctgcaggaggtgatcacagtaacagccagtcactgtgatcactgatcctgtgtgtcagccagtgatgtaaaatcactgtctgacactgtctctgcccctctcctcccctattaacccctgttaaaaaaaaaattaaagttacaaataaaatatacactcatttttatatatatatatatatatatatatatatatatatgtgtatatatatatatatatacgcacacatttacacatacactaagtgtattttaatatttatatatataattatatatatattaatatcaaaatacacgtagaaggatattgattaaatatatgcataattataattatatatatatatatatatatatattataataaaaatatgtaaatacgtaaaaaaaataaaaaaaataaaaaataattaaaaatatatgtgtgtaatttcgttcgaactgtattttgatattaatatatatatatatatatatatctcaaaatacacgtagaacgaaataatatatatatgtatatacccaagtatatacgtatacatcactatatgtataactatatataaataaaaaattatatacatatatatatatatatatatatatatatatatatacacacacacgtgtatatataataattttacatatatatttatgtaataattttacataattaggtccttttattaattacaatttgcaggacctgcctaacaacccaggctgaaagtatagggaatttaatttgctagcactatatttaaccctataactttccaagacactataaaacctgtacattgggggtactgttttactcgggagacatggctgaatacaaatatttgtgtttcaaaaccgtaaaatttattacaacaatgatatcgtcagggaaagtgaaatttattgaatttttcgcacacaaacggcacttacactgacgatatttttgctgtcatactttttacaaagtatgatatataataagtgtgggtgcatttaatatgaaagaggtaaattattgttgaacagacatatagtcaaaatctgtggtttgtttacattttttttggttcacaacttgtacatttggctgcggtcttaaggggttaaaacatgaaAGTCTGTATCAAAATATGACAACCAGTTTTGCTCTAGCGTCTTTATATTTGTGCTACAATTACAGGCAGATTATAGCTCTATTGTTCCTTGCTGCAGAATTTGCTATATAccctcatcatattttttttttctgacttgcAGGTGGACTGCACAGTTTAAGAATGAAGTTATATCCAGCAGAATCGAAACCACACAGACTCTGGCTAAGGCAATTAGTTTGTCTGACAACCCACCACGATCTTGGACCTTGGTTACTGGAGTGGGTGTGTTTAGCATTTAAGTAATACAAATAAGCATTGTTTACACTGTAGTTGCCAAACATATGTAAAGTAGCATATATAGTCAAAAGGAAAGAAAGTGTTAAAAGTATTTGTTCCTCTGTTTCAAAGAAAGTGCTTTttgaatgtattttaatgtaaaacacATTGGCTATTAGTTTTACttttcttctaaagtaagttTATTGGGACTTATTCATTAAACTGGGAGTCACAAAGATCTTCAAATGTTAAGACAAATAGCTGAATTTATAATTCATCTCATTTGGTCTAGAGTTGCACTAACCGatccttctcttctcctccccgtcggctgaatgcgcacgcgcggcaagagctgcgcgcgcattcagccggtcacataggaaagcattcataatgctttgctatggacgcttgcgtgctctcactgtgattttcacagtgagaatcacgcaagcgcctctagcggctgtcaatgagacagccactagaggaaataggggaaggcttaacccattcacaaacatagcagtttctctgaaactgctatgtttatgaaaaaatgggttaaccctagaaggacctggcacccagaccacttcattaagctgaagtggtctgggtgcctagagtggtcctttaagaactggTTACAGTCATGGCAAGTGAGCAAATTGCTGAAATGTTCTCTTAAAACTGCTCTGCCGTGTGTTTTTCTTTTACTTCAGTTTTCCTACCCTTCTCTTTGTATCGTAATCATCATACTCCCCTTTTTTGCTGCttacctttatttatatttattatcatttCTTTCTTCTGTCGAATCTTAATACCTgggtgcctccattttgttttcctctgtccATGAAGTCTACAGTTTGTCGTTCTGTGGTattcttttgactgatggattgtggatTAGCTAGCTTATTAATGGCCAACGTTTGACAAATCACATTCCTCATGAGTAAATGTAGTTCAcactttttcttatgtataactaaaaaaaaatctcagctgaaattttagaaaaaaagtacATATAAGAAGAAATAGAGAGACAAAaagcacccgtacggccaactcacgcttgcaggacttctcacgggcggctcctctcctatggaataacttgcctactgccatcagactctcccctagtcttcaatcatttaagaagggccttaaatcccatctcttcaggaaagcgtatggcctcccagagtaatctctcccttacatacctgtccctatgggatagtgctttgctctctcctccagctctgcttcactcctacttgatatttcctatcctaatgtttctaataccccacctcctatagactgtaagctcatttgagcagggtcctcttcaacctattattcctgtaagttttcttgaaattgtcttatttattgttacatccccccctctcaaaatattgtaaagcgctacggaatctgttggcgctatataaatggcaataataataataataataattatgcaaAACCTGCAAAATGACAGTTGCTTTAATTAAAAGTACACCGTTCAACCCTATTGAGCAAACAAAAGTGAGATGACCGTGCATTTCTTTAGTGACTAATAATTTGTAGCAGATAAAGTTAACATACTGTATTTGCTtaccattatagagagagagaaaacaaatgGTCTGTGGCAAGAAATGTACTTCAACGACTGCACACGCAGTAATGATGCTAAAGTGCATTTGGTGGTCAGCAATGAAATGTGGTTACTTCAGTAGTTCCATAGTTTTGTCTATTTATACATTTTCAAAATGCACCATAAAGGCAACTTTTTATCTAGAATCTGCCTTTATAAAAAACTCACAAGTTGACAGATCTTTTTATAAAGTGAATGTAAGTTTAAAGTATTATTGTTCCCTTAGTGTTCCATAGTGGCAAATTATAGCACCAGAGCATGAAAAGACCAACCATAAGTGCATGGTCActtttttctgtgtgtttgtgactatAAAATAATCTctacatagaaaaataaaaccCCTTTATGGATctgaaaaacatgtattcctatacATGGGCTTAGCAATGGCATACATTTCTGTAAATAACTCATTCCAAAGCATGGGTTTAGATTTAGAAATGAAACGGTGCTGGTATGATAGATGTGTAAATTGTGATAAAGACATAAGTTGTGATGGAAAAATTGCTCAAATGATgtggttttttatttatttttttggaaccATTTACACGACTTGTGAGTACATTAAACTTTCCTGGATTACAAATGTAGACATACTCTCTTAAAATGTAGCATCGTAAACTTTAAAAATCCACTGAATGAAAACCACTATTCAATGGTACTTTCTCACTTGTACTTGCTGGACATAATCTGTTAGTACCTGGAACTTTGGAGGCATTATACTATGTCCAAGAAATAACTTTGCTTTTATTAATACTGTAGGGTATTATCCTCCCAGTCGGACACAGCAATATTCAGAAGACAGTCCTGGAGGGGATGCAGACTTTTTATCCCAGTTAGTGAGAGATTGGGAGGCAGCAGCACAGTTACCCATCACTGACCGTAATTCCAAAACACAGCTGGTGATAATCCGCTCAGGTGAGTTAACTCTTAGTAAGCTAATCATTTTTAACATATGAGGACAAGTGTTTGCATTTGATCGGGTTGTGGATTGCTCCTGTGTCGTGGAGAGTAGTGGAGATATAAGTGTGATGACTTGAGAGAATTTACAACATTGTCTATTTGTATGGGGATATGTAAATGCCATCTGACTATGTTTCCTTTCCTGTTCCCACTAGGTGTGGTGTTGGGCCGTGATGGTGGTGCCTTGCCTTCCATGCTGTGGCCATTTCGCCTCTGTTTAGGAGGCCCAGTGGGTTCTGGGCAACAGCCTTTTCCTTGGATTCACATTGATGACTTATGCCGGCTACTCTGTCAGACAATAGAGCAGGAAGGAAAGGACGGGGGTGTTTTGAATGCCGTGTCCCCTTCCTCTATTTCAGATACCAATGCTGACTTCACTAGAGCACTGAGCAAAGCCTTGAAGCGCCCTGCTATCTTTCCTGCTCCAGCGTTTGCCATCCAGGCTCTTCTGGGAAATGAAAGAGCTGTAATGCTTTTGGAGGGTCAGAGGGTTACACCAAAAAGGACACTGCAAAAAGGATTCACCTTCCTATATCCAGACCTCAACTCTGCACTTGCAGAACTCTTGAGTAAATAACACGGGATTTAGATATGTAATAGAGATAagctcttttcttttttataggtAGGCAGCTGTGTCCCATACTGCTAGGTCACTGCTGGCTTCTATAGCTGATACATAGAATGCATGCAGTAGTTAAGGGTAACTAGCATATACCGGTAATTGTTTCACCTCAGAGCCTATACCAATTGTGTAACAATTCTTTTTCACTTAAATTAAACCATAAATAAAAGTTCAACAATACATTTATTTGATTTTGTAAATTGCACTTGAGTGAACTTACTTTAGGTGTACCCACAAAATAGAGTTCAATATGGTGTGAAttgctaggaattcaaagtgaataagaCCAAAACAAATTCCAGTTTAActttttcctaaaatgtgaaattcattttgatttcCTGTCTATAcacagattagtaaataaccctgcccaAAAGGGAATGGTTTGCTTTcaatgctgtttaaccccttaatgacggacCGGGTCAGTCATGCTGGGGAAGCAGTTAACACCAGATGACGGACCCGGTCCGTCATgcgctaaaattaaccccagattgcggtgccggcgatcgcggggttaacgctcctctggtctgcctctgtattaaaaataaataaataaataaactgtctgcgtctcaaatgtgcctcttcaacatccacatatacatggcaaaggtacatatgggggtattgctgtactcagaaaacatagctgagcaacaaatGAAAtattatactgccatagcacacatacgatttgcaaaatatactgtgcaaactcactttgtgtgtcaaaaaggcagaaagaaaatgcttattaccactacacttggtacaagctagcagaacaATTATCCGACgacaaggtttaaaatatgccattTGGAAATACACTGGGATGAATATGTAGCATGTTAAAGTGGGatacggacgcatcaaaaccctccatgaaaattaacACTTAAaaactgaacttgtcacgtctcttttacagcactgtaacttcacaaaaaagtgtctaggtcatacattgggcatattgttttactcagaagatgtaactgagcataatttgggggattttatgacagtggcacatatcaagtaTAAGAAATACTAAAAAAATGCTACATGTTtataaaaatgctattttttttccccccctcaccacaaacattggcatAAATTGGTGTAAAAATTACAGCTTTATCAAATGCAAGCCCTttgtttgaacagtcaaactgctataataccccaaaatgagacataggctcatcaaatccatctatgaaaattctaccTATATAAACTAAAAGAGCCTTGTCGATTATATGGCATTGCAGCtttacagaatagtgccaaaggcatacaatgtaagttttcttgtaattgtcctatttatagttaaatcccccccgctacggaatctgttggcgctataaatggcagtaatgataataatgtcatactaagtgtatttttatattaatatatacatatattaatataaaaatacttagAATTAAACTacgagcgtgtgtgtgtataatatatatatattataaaatataaataagtaaattttaaaaaataaagtaaataatacaatttcaattatgtaattttattctaactgtattttgatataaaatatatttatatattatataaataaatgaaaatacaaaatatatatccatatacataattacttaaataatttcataaatatacacgtagacttcaaatatataaatatgtatatatatttaaattctatgtgcatatttatgtaatatttttacataattaattttattgattgcaatttgagggacctgcctgacaacctaggCCAAAAgtctttctatgacaccctaaaacctgtacatcggggttactgttttactccggagacttcgctgaacacaaatattagtgtttcaaaacagtaacacaTATCatagtgatgatattgtcagtgaaagggaagttttttgcatttttcccacacaaacggctctttcactgatgatattgttgtgatacgtttttctgttttgaaacactaatatttgtgttcaacaaagtctcctgagtataacagtaccccccatgtacacgttttatagtgtttttgaaatttaaagggtcaaacataaggcttgattttccattgaaatttgccagattagttacgttgcctttgagagcatatggtagtccaggaatgagaattacccttgtgatggcataccatttgcaaaagaagacaacccaagttttgcaaatgaggtatgttcagtcttttttagtagccacttagtcacaaatactggccaaagttagcgttcataattgttttttgcatttttttttttttttataaattctttatttatgatttttttttttccccagttttGTTCAACAGTGTAGGACGTTACAGAAGGCAAAGTAAAGAGGTTAATAGGATAGGCAGTATTACAATACATGTTAACGGTGGTGTGGTACATCTTAACATGAGAACATTATTCCAATATTTCATTTTCATGTAACATGTTTCCGAGGTTCCCTTTCACTTTCTCCttgtaatataattttttttagttatccTTCAACAgtagaagttgttaactttagtGGTTGTGGgagttgtgacaaactcccctctccaagtcAGTTTGCCACGAGCACCTGGAGGAGCccacttgccagcctcctgcccacagactttgggccctgcagggaaacctgtaaaagactaccaaacttgatcaactgttagcactgatttccctggaaatgttttgggcatggggccatgcttgcagtcggtcaaaactatgacttccaggaaaagtgtgaaccgatctgggtgatttttggatatgttgttcacccaggggatgtgactttaatggggatatgttatgttttggggtatttatgggactttataaaaatgtgtgcttttgctgcctgtggataattaggttattgtattatctatcttaattgtatcacaggcagaggggagggattgtgtacagtaTCTGGGAGTGTCTGAAAGTACaacactgtttttattggcttgttgattttatgtcctgtgccccacaaggtccacctgggctgtaaccttgtggggaaacttgtataaaagacagtgtgcctccattaaactgcgattccagcttacactccaaaactgtgtgtcgtcctgttattggagggagagAAGATTTACTCCTATGTCTGCTGTTCcaacttgcaggggattcaacagggaaaATCATTGTAaggactgtaacggatcacctggcaccccgactgggtacctccgttgaaggatgctcctagcgctttctgagggctccaagcactccagccgacaccataaccactgtagactccttccgagagcaaggcaggaacaagctcctaaaagagcttagaagtgattatccaagggagcatgcagagcatagcaatcccttgtagtgatatagcaattcccccaataagagacaggactctagattgagggtgaagtagaactgatgtttaatggcaggtactctccttttatgcagtgctcccatgcaagggagacgcccacaggcaattagacatCAACCAATCAGacaacagttacatcccacagattccctcccctctgcttgggagtttcttactgtatctactcaattatctccaagctaaaacttatacttttttatgcatttttataactttatgatttttttatcACACAGGGATAAAAcgtatatttttatgaacaacacaacttggggacaaacatattcaaaattcgtacaaaacggttcagtggttccagaggtgttaaaaaagtctctttggaccgaccgaccgcacgcctgtttgcatgcccaaaacagttccacagattcaggctgtgcggtcggtctatttctgccttgaaaaataaagtcccatccgaaggcggcgttcgaatagtcAAACGCACTTCGACtactgtcgaagtgtcgaagaaAAACGAGGTTACACGTCCGCGGTGGTTGTTAGTTGAGTGGCAGTctatttcacattcaaaagatgacaaagtcccatccgaacgtgtgttcgaatctttgaatgggacttagtctccagccgcagtgtcgaagggtaggagaaggtacaggtcagtggtgttcgttcaaatgtgtggctgatttccgttccagggatttgacggcacacaccgctgaccgcgttcgactgcattaaaatggctgccaccacgtgttcgattgtctaatggcggccacttcggctgtatccgaagtgccatatcaaacgtacccattctttgcacaacacagttaaagggccagaaacagttttTGTCCTTAGGTGCAGGGCAATGTGGATGATGGCAGGAAAACAAAAGGTAGAGGTTCCCAGGCAACATGGTAGGAGGCTGGTACAACATATATTGCAGATCCAACGCAAAACAGGGGGATATGTTacaaggactagagctaattccccattcagtTCCAGAGCTCCCAgcactgagtgtcgtccagtgcctgggggtgtcagagctaattccccattcggttccaggaaGGAGGTGGCGGTTCCAGGAcctcagtcaagccacggcgactgaggGCAGAAGTGTGGCGGTTTGTCccgttccagctaggaagcggtccttggtggaggtacccagccaggggtacagggaactCCGTTACAAATGTGATggaccctccgtcaatcgatgctcctagtgcttaccaaggaccatcagaaccgcaccataagcactgcagaccccacaaaccgccgcagctttgttggggtctcgccatctcctacccaccctggacctacgaccaggctccagtgggtgaacctctcttccttcagagagcgaagcaggaacagcacTTAGAAGAGCCAGTGATTAGAATCCAgttgtgatatagcagttccctacaacacaagacgaggctgcgagttgagggtaagaaggtctgatggtttattgaacagcttgaatttttatacagtttttccccacaaggttgatgcccaggtggaccttgtggggcataggacacagaattaacaaaccaataaaaacagagtattACATGCAGatactcccatacagtgtacacaatccctcccctctgcctgtgatacaattaacgaagacaatcggctaactcaattaactctaagcagaaaaacatACATTCTTACAACATCTGGAAAACACATCAAAACACCACGTAtccccacatcccctgatagccctgatctggatgaacaacatatccaaaaatcacccagatcagagcaggggttcaaaaatgttatggaagtcatatttttgcccaggtgaacacatgatttcatgcccaaaacagttccatagaatcacggctaagtgcagctggaggaccgaccgggaaccacaaggttttcatgccaaaaatagttccagggcattcgcggctaagtccccatgaagtctattcgtggttttagcccatgcgaacaagatggccgccaccacgtgttcgaatggcgGCCTCttagactgttcgggagttcgaagaaccaaatgtttaaagtcccaataggcacaattaggctctcagccaaaataaattaaaatggccatagtcacagggcaagaggctggccattagtcctctccaaaaaccagtggcgaagttgctttcgtcacaagAGTAATATAACTTGTCTCTCATTATTCATGTATACTCGTGCCTACAGCTAGGCTACTACTAAGTCAGAAGgggtttagtgtatatactttgaaACCTTATGATATGGTTCTTTGTTTTAAGGGGAGAAATATCCAGTGCACCCAATTGGTCGGCTACGTGCCATTCTATGCTGTGACCGTGCTGCATCTTTGGAGTTTGGGATAAGTGGCGTGTGGTGGGTGCGTATGCGTAGCGGTTCTGGGGCCCCATAGTTCTATCCAACCAAGTGTTGTGTCTCCGTTGGCGCACCCATGTCTACTGATCAGGTGTAGGAGGTCTTACCATGATCTTGTCATGTAGTGAGAATGTGAGAGAGGAGCGGTGAGAACAGGAGAAAAGGGGGTAGAGAGGGGT comes from Pelobates fuscus isolate aPelFus1 chromosome 5, aPelFus1.pri, whole genome shotgun sequence and encodes:
- the SDR39U1 gene encoding epimerase family protein SDR39U1, which codes for MRVIIGGGGGFIGQSLSNLLYKRGHKVTIISRQPGQKRITWDDVSKKGIPPCDAVVNLAGENVLNPLKRWTAQFKNEVISSRIETTQTLAKAISLSDNPPRSWTLVTGVGYYPPSRTQQYSEDSPGGDADFLSQLVRDWEAAAQLPITDRNSKTQLVIIRSGVVLGRDGGALPSMLWPFRLCLGGPVGSGQQPFPWIHIDDLCRLLCQTIEQEGKDGGVLNAVSPSSISDTNADFTRALSKALKRPAIFPAPAFAIQALLGNERAVMLLEGQRVTPKRTLQKGFTFLYPDLNSALAELLSK